From Salinirubellus salinus, the proteins below share one genomic window:
- a CDS encoding PAS domain-containing response regulator produces the protein MARSPSKIHVLHVDDDPMFLDLAATFLERTDEAFEVTTVEDASTALESLETGPYDCVVSDYDMPEMDGLELLRAVRRVDPDLPFVLFTGRGSEEVASEAISAGVTEYMQKDTNGDQFLVLANRVRNAVERHRAETSLDEVESRYRQMLQTSPSPVVLFDGDATIDYANEAAAEMVGAVSPADLVGQSVEAFVHPESRALVGERLQTVLEDREPVPTVEQRYVGPDGEDAYALIATAPVVYDGKEGGQAVLSDVTDLREMERELLTERTFVDQLLDTLDDAFYHLDMDGEVVRVNVRAQEMSGHDREELLGCCVSELFETEDGPFGEAVETALREGEVRLRAELVTDGGDRVPLTLRHHRLVGPSGDPLGVVGFGRTDGGTD, from the coding sequence TCCTCCACGTCGACGACGACCCGATGTTCCTCGACCTCGCGGCCACCTTCCTCGAGCGGACCGACGAGGCGTTCGAGGTGACCACCGTCGAGGACGCCAGCACCGCCCTCGAGTCGCTCGAGACGGGTCCCTACGACTGTGTCGTGAGCGACTACGACATGCCGGAAATGGACGGGCTGGAGCTGCTCCGGGCGGTCCGGCGGGTCGACCCGGATCTCCCGTTCGTCCTGTTCACCGGCCGCGGGAGCGAGGAGGTGGCCAGCGAGGCCATCTCGGCGGGCGTCACGGAGTACATGCAGAAGGACACGAACGGCGACCAGTTCCTCGTCCTCGCCAACCGTGTCCGGAACGCCGTCGAACGCCACCGGGCCGAGACGTCGCTCGACGAGGTCGAGAGTCGCTACCGACAGATGCTCCAGACCTCGCCCTCGCCGGTCGTGCTGTTCGACGGGGACGCCACCATAGACTACGCGAACGAGGCGGCGGCCGAGATGGTCGGGGCGGTCTCGCCCGCGGACCTCGTCGGGCAGTCGGTCGAGGCGTTCGTCCACCCGGAGAGCCGCGCCCTCGTCGGTGAGCGACTGCAGACCGTCCTCGAGGACCGCGAGCCGGTCCCGACCGTCGAGCAGCGGTACGTCGGTCCCGACGGCGAGGACGCCTACGCGCTCATCGCCACCGCGCCGGTCGTCTACGACGGGAAGGAGGGTGGACAGGCGGTGCTCTCTGACGTCACCGACCTCCGGGAGATGGAGCGGGAACTGCTCACAGAGCGGACCTTCGTCGACCAGCTCCTCGACACGCTCGACGACGCGTTCTACCACCTCGACATGGACGGCGAGGTGGTCCGGGTGAACGTGAGAGCACAGGAGATGAGCGGGCACGACCGGGAGGAACTGCTCGGGTGCTGCGTGAGCGAACTGTTCGAGACCGAGGACGGCCCGTTCGGCGAGGCCGTCGAGACGGCGTTACGGGAGGGCGAGGTCCGCCTCCGGGCGGAACTGGTGACCGACGGCGGCGACCGGGTGCCGCTCACGCTCCGGCACCACCGGCTGGTGGGTCCGTCCGGCGACCCGCTCGGCGTGGTGGGGTTCGGTCGGACGGACGGGGGAACCGACTGA